From Pyramidobacter piscolens W5455, one genomic window encodes:
- a CDS encoding APC family permease — protein MENNISKLTLPQLVWLATGQVVGAGVVTIVGAALGVTGYSAWFAYSAAVVMGLARIFPQIFFFSTEVVPGGIYGMVTRTCGRQYGGMITISSLINWMARGTAVLSIGNYLAAMYPSQNRIVMAIAVWGLLTLANLFGVDVMAKIQSFATPCLLICLFTFSAVCCFQIQPGYLDFDSPKMFTNGLMGWLSAVVLLNYSTNGHSLVANFVPRAENPKRNIPLAMLITTGIIFLLYTAVGFASGAVLPLEKTANGTMTDTARAILPTFLYYVFMFGGPIFALLTTMNSGIMNSAMPVLAGVKEGWLPKFLAKQNRFGAYWVAIMVIFVIGCLPICTGMSVKQITNSTLILSGFQNALIIMAGFIFPIKFAANWKESWLHMPNSVYYVLMFISGCAQAYIIYKSVIDLNMQLAIINVCVLAAAVIYGIIRMRTTKITETDFV, from the coding sequence ATGGAGAATAATATCAGCAAACTCACCCTGCCTCAACTTGTATGGCTGGCGACGGGGCAGGTGGTCGGCGCCGGCGTTGTCACAATTGTGGGAGCGGCTCTTGGCGTTACGGGATATTCGGCATGGTTCGCTTATTCGGCTGCGGTAGTTATGGGACTTGCCCGAATTTTTCCGCAAATTTTCTTTTTCAGCACGGAGGTTGTTCCCGGCGGCATTTACGGAATGGTGACGCGTACCTGCGGACGTCAGTATGGCGGTATGATTACCATCTCGTCGCTGATTAACTGGATGGCACGTGGTACTGCCGTCCTTTCCATAGGCAATTATTTGGCGGCCATGTATCCTTCACAGAATCGCATCGTCATGGCTATTGCTGTGTGGGGACTCCTGACATTGGCCAATCTTTTCGGTGTCGATGTGATGGCCAAGATTCAGTCATTTGCGACCCCCTGCCTGCTGATTTGCCTGTTTACATTCTCTGCTGTCTGCTGTTTCCAAATTCAGCCTGGTTATCTGGATTTCGATAGTCCTAAGATGTTTACTAATGGCTTAATGGGCTGGCTTTCAGCGGTTGTGTTGCTCAACTATTCAACTAACGGACATTCGTTGGTCGCAAATTTCGTGCCCCGGGCGGAAAACCCCAAAAGGAATATCCCCCTTGCCATGCTCATTACGACGGGTATCATCTTTCTGCTTTATACCGCCGTCGGATTCGCTTCAGGCGCTGTACTCCCTCTCGAAAAAACAGCCAACGGTACTATGACTGATACCGCCAGGGCCATATTACCGACGTTCTTGTATTATGTGTTCATGTTTGGCGGTCCTATTTTTGCTCTACTGACAACGATGAATTCTGGCATTATGAATTCTGCGATGCCTGTTCTGGCTGGTGTCAAAGAGGGTTGGCTGCCAAAGTTTCTGGCAAAACAAAATCGCTTTGGCGCGTATTGGGTCGCGATCATGGTTATTTTTGTTATCGGTTGCTTGCCCATCTGTACGGGAATGAGCGTTAAACAGATTACCAACTCAACATTGATTCTCAGTGGTTTTCAGAACGCTCTGATAATTATGGCGGGATTTATCTTCCCCATAAAATTTGCAGCGAATTGGAAAGAGTCTTGGCTGCATATGCCAAATTCTGTCTATTATGTTCTGATGTTTATCAGCGGCTGTGCTCAGGCATATATTATTTACAAGTCCGTTATCGACCTCAATATGCAATTGGCCATAATCAATGTATGCGTTCTTGCCGCGGCTGTTATCTACGGTATCATTCGCATGCGTACCACAAAGATTACAGAAACGGATTTTGTATGA
- a CDS encoding LysR family transcriptional regulator, translating to MELLQLRYFIKLAQRQHLTQTAEELMISASSLSATIRKLEKELNVELFERKGRNIRLSTSGKIFYKYISQAQALFDTAVTEAQRSRQSQTLLIFVENTHIWAGAFLDFKNKFTNIQLNITPLVDFAQLTEPFDFYLGNVYNVTDNKFKYHILFKPEKYYVLMSSGHRLAKRESVSLNDLKDETFFQYYKKANPRKYQHSLTILQDNGVNQPKILESDEILRYDLIRAQKCVFITTNVGLGAKFSRLEGLTAVPFTSLVREPRTQVIAWNKAIELTNIRRTFYTFIVNAALSLEKKFHIDSFKPLVFPNSSS from the coding sequence ATGGAACTCCTTCAGCTGCGATATTTCATCAAATTAGCGCAAAGGCAACATTTGACTCAGACTGCGGAAGAACTCATGATCTCGGCCTCTTCTCTTAGCGCCACAATCAGAAAGCTGGAAAAAGAGCTAAATGTCGAGCTTTTTGAGCGTAAAGGCCGCAATATCCGGCTCAGTACCAGCGGCAAGATCTTTTACAAATATATCAGTCAAGCTCAAGCTTTATTTGATACCGCAGTGACTGAAGCACAGCGCAGTCGCCAATCGCAAACGCTGTTGATCTTTGTAGAAAATACGCATATCTGGGCGGGCGCCTTCCTTGACTTCAAAAACAAATTCACAAATATTCAACTTAATATCACTCCGCTTGTCGACTTTGCCCAATTAACGGAGCCGTTTGACTTTTATCTAGGGAATGTATATAACGTTACCGATAACAAGTTTAAATACCACATTTTATTCAAACCGGAGAAGTACTATGTCCTCATGAGCAGTGGTCATCGTCTTGCTAAGCGTGAGAGCGTAAGTCTCAATGATTTGAAAGATGAAACTTTTTTTCAGTATTACAAGAAGGCTAACCCACGTAAATATCAGCATTCACTCACGATTTTGCAAGACAATGGAGTCAATCAGCCTAAGATTCTTGAGAGCGATGAAATACTACGCTACGATTTGATTCGAGCTCAAAAATGTGTTTTTATTACGACGAACGTTGGACTGGGCGCTAAATTTTCGCGTCTTGAGGGGCTTACCGCCGTTCCTTTCACTTCCCTCGTTCGTGAACCTCGAACACAGGTTATTGCATGGAATAAAGCGATTGAACTGACGAACATTAGGCGCACTTTTTACACTTTTATTGTAAACGCAGCGCTATCCCTTGAGAAAAAATTCCACATCGACAGTTTTAAACCACTCGTTTTCCCCAATTCGTCGAGCTAA
- a CDS encoding QueT transporter family protein, producing the protein MKELTVTRKLTISALVVALYVVVMTTTRSFAFGQYQVRVATSLYALSGIFPFLVLPLGFANFLSNALMGGLGPLDMVGGILVGLLTSGAIAAFRRSPRAPWIAAAAITLIPGLGVPLWLSYLLHLPYFVLAASLLIGQAVAGVFGGLLLAALQKRLAADGEQRS; encoded by the coding sequence ATGAAGGAACTGACGGTGACCCGCAAGCTGACGATCTCGGCGCTGGTCGTGGCGCTGTACGTGGTCGTGATGACGACGACGCGCAGCTTCGCCTTCGGGCAGTATCAGGTGCGCGTCGCCACGTCGCTATACGCGCTGAGCGGCATTTTCCCGTTTCTGGTGCTGCCGCTGGGCTTCGCCAATTTTCTCAGCAACGCGCTGATGGGAGGGCTGGGGCCGCTGGACATGGTCGGCGGCATTCTCGTCGGGCTGCTGACCAGCGGCGCGATCGCCGCGTTTCGCCGTTCGCCGCGCGCGCCGTGGATCGCCGCGGCGGCGATCACGCTGATCCCGGGGCTGGGGGTGCCGCTGTGGCTGAGTTATCTGCTGCATCTGCCCTATTTCGTTCTGGCGGCGAGTCTGCTGATCGGGCAGGCAGTCGCCGGCGTTTTCGGGGGGCTGCTGCTGGCGGCGCTGCAAAAACGCCTCGCCGCGGACGGGGAGCAAAGGAGCTGA
- the queF gene encoding preQ(1) synthase encodes MTRTPEEMKDLSLLGRRTAYKSDYAPEVLESFPNKHPGRDYFVKFNCPEFTSLCPMTGQPDFANITISYVPDGRLVESKSLKLYLFSFRNHGDFHEDCVNVILEDLVRLLSPKYIEVWGRFTPRGGLSIDPYANWGKPGTAWEKTAEDRLRLHDLSPELVNYR; translated from the coding sequence ATGACGCGCACGCCTGAAGAGATGAAGGATCTGTCGCTGCTGGGGCGCCGCACGGCCTACAAGAGCGATTACGCGCCGGAGGTGCTGGAATCGTTTCCCAACAAGCATCCGGGGCGCGATTATTTCGTCAAGTTCAACTGCCCGGAGTTCACGAGCCTGTGCCCGATGACGGGGCAGCCGGACTTCGCCAACATCACGATCAGTTACGTTCCCGACGGGCGTCTGGTGGAGAGCAAATCGCTCAAACTGTATCTGTTCAGCTTCCGCAATCACGGCGATTTCCACGAGGACTGCGTCAATGTCATTCTGGAGGATCTGGTCAGGTTGCTCTCGCCCAAGTACATCGAGGTCTGGGGGCGCTTCACGCCCCGCGGCGGGCTGAGCATCGACCCGTACGCGAACTGGGGCAAGCCGGGCACGGCCTGGGAAAAAACGGCCGAAGACCGCCTGCGTCTCCACGACCTGTCGCCGGAGCTCGTGAATTACCGCTGA
- a CDS encoding cupin domain-containing protein, which translates to MIRRGTEIALSRVENFKGGTGALLSREILAPDEMGGHGRKFGFTTLEPGASIGTHAHAGDSETYYILKGTARYNDNGTWIDVTEGDMTHCPDGECHGIENSGDGPLQFVALILYTERERQ; encoded by the coding sequence ATGATTCGCAGAGGAACGGAAATCGCGTTATCCAGAGTCGAGAACTTCAAGGGCGGCACGGGCGCGCTGCTCTCGCGCGAGATTCTCGCGCCTGACGAGATGGGCGGGCACGGCCGCAAGTTCGGCTTCACCACGCTGGAGCCGGGCGCGTCGATCGGCACGCACGCCCACGCGGGCGATTCCGAGACCTATTATATCCTCAAAGGCACGGCGCGCTACAACGACAACGGCACGTGGATCGACGTCACAGAAGGCGACATGACGCACTGCCCCGACGGCGAATGCCACGGCATCGAAAACAGCGGCGACGGCCCGCTGCAGTTCGTCGCCCTGATCCTTTATACCGAACGGGAAAGACAGTAA
- a CDS encoding C-GCAxxG-C-C family (seleno)protein, whose amino-acid sequence MHDGSKECQCGARAGADRWLENLDALVGELNADQHFCCSQTVLAIGMRRLGIDDPDLLRAMEGFCGGACGGACGALAGGAALMGLYLGKGTAREPRSETIKQYVKELTETFRAYWKGTTCESIIHDDAGLRKRICPNVIAGAVEMVWSILGEHGIDLDRRKIDRMPWQ is encoded by the coding sequence ATGCACGACGGTTCCAAGGAGTGTCAGTGCGGCGCTCGAGCCGGCGCGGACCGATGGCTGGAAAATCTTGACGCGCTCGTCGGGGAACTCAATGCGGATCAGCACTTCTGCTGTTCCCAGACGGTGCTGGCCATCGGCATGAGGCGGCTGGGGATCGACGACCCCGATCTGCTCCGCGCCATGGAGGGATTCTGCGGCGGAGCGTGCGGCGGCGCCTGCGGCGCGCTGGCGGGAGGCGCCGCGCTGATGGGGCTGTACCTCGGCAAAGGCACGGCGCGCGAGCCGCGCAGCGAAACGATCAAGCAGTACGTCAAAGAGCTGACGGAGACGTTCCGCGCTTACTGGAAAGGCACGACCTGCGAGAGCATCATCCACGACGACGCCGGGCTGCGCAAACGCATCTGCCCGAACGTCATCGCCGGCGCCGTGGAAATGGTCTGGAGCATCCTCGGCGAGCACGGGATCGACCTTGACCGGCGCAAAATTGACCGCATGCCGTGGCAATAA
- a CDS encoding deoxyribonuclease IV, with protein sequence MPFFGCHLSVAGGFRKMGKNALSIGADTFQFFTRNPRGGAVRAADPDDAAALKSIIAAHRFGPLIAHGPYTLNPCSADAKVREFALLAMADDLQRLDEQLPGNLYNFHPGSHVGQGCEKGIDLIVAALNEILPAVKRTAVLLETMSGKGSEVGGDFEQLAEILSRVSCPEKMGVCLDTCHVYSAGYDIAGDLDGVLDRFDRIVGLKRLRALHLNDSMTPFGSRKDRHEKLGKGSLGLAAFAALVVHPALAKLPMCLETPQDSLSGWAAEIAQLRRFAANK encoded by the coding sequence ATGCCATTTTTCGGCTGTCACCTTTCCGTCGCCGGCGGATTCAGAAAGATGGGCAAAAACGCCCTGTCTATCGGCGCCGACACGTTCCAGTTCTTCACGCGCAATCCCCGCGGCGGCGCCGTGCGGGCCGCCGATCCCGACGACGCCGCGGCGCTGAAAAGCATCATCGCCGCGCATCGCTTCGGCCCGCTGATCGCCCACGGCCCCTACACGCTCAATCCCTGCTCGGCCGACGCGAAGGTGCGCGAGTTCGCGCTGCTGGCGATGGCCGACGATCTGCAGCGTTTGGACGAGCAGCTGCCGGGCAATCTGTACAACTTCCATCCCGGCAGCCACGTCGGCCAGGGCTGCGAAAAGGGCATCGACCTGATCGTGGCGGCGCTGAACGAGATTTTGCCCGCGGTGAAGCGCACCGCCGTGCTGCTGGAAACCATGTCGGGCAAGGGCAGCGAGGTGGGCGGTGATTTCGAACAACTGGCGGAGATCCTGAGCCGCGTCAGCTGTCCCGAGAAGATGGGCGTGTGCCTCGACACCTGTCACGTCTATTCGGCCGGCTACGACATCGCCGGCGACCTCGACGGCGTGCTCGACCGTTTCGACCGCATCGTGGGGCTGAAACGCCTGCGCGCCCTGCACCTCAACGACAGCATGACGCCGTTCGGCAGCCGCAAGGACCGCCACGAAAAACTCGGCAAGGGCAGCCTCGGCCTGGCCGCTTTCGCGGCGCTGGTCGTCCATCCGGCCTTGGCGAAGCTGCCCATGTGCCTGGAAACGCCGCAGGATTCCCTCTCCGGCTGGGCGGCCGAGATCGCCCAGCTGCGGAGGTTCGCGGCGAACAAATAG
- a CDS encoding NRAMP family divalent metal transporter, producing the protein MEQNKGKSTLQVLLGAAFLMATSAIGPGFLTQTTVFTQQLLASAAFAIAVTIAVTAVVQLNIWRIICVSKLRAQDVANRVVPGLGYLLAFAVALGGLAFNVGNVGGAALGLNTMVGLDVQAGAAVSAAIAVFIFLNKDLGKAMDRFTQLLGFLMIALMLYVAFKAAPPVALAAKETVMPSTVNWMIILTLIGGTVGGYISFSGAHRLIDAGVHDVRDATKSAVNGIVVTSIMRILLFLAVLGVVYVAAGQPAVVLDAANPAADAFRKGAGEVGYRMFGVVLWAAGVTSVIGASYTSVSFLRSLFAAVDHNYRWWMIGFICTSTAINIFIARPVALLIVAGSINGLILPLALASILLGAYKKDVVGAEYRHPAWLTATGWVVVVFTLWMGVKALPNIMKIFS; encoded by the coding sequence ATGGAGCAGAACAAAGGGAAAAGCACGTTGCAGGTCCTTCTCGGCGCGGCGTTTCTGATGGCGACGTCGGCCATCGGGCCGGGATTTTTGACGCAGACGACGGTCTTCACGCAGCAGCTTTTGGCTTCGGCGGCTTTCGCCATCGCCGTGACGATCGCGGTGACGGCGGTGGTGCAGCTCAACATCTGGCGCATCATCTGCGTGTCGAAGCTGCGCGCGCAGGACGTGGCCAATCGGGTCGTGCCCGGTCTGGGCTATCTGCTGGCCTTCGCCGTGGCGCTCGGCGGTCTGGCGTTCAACGTCGGCAACGTCGGCGGCGCGGCGCTGGGGCTGAACACGATGGTCGGGCTCGACGTGCAGGCCGGCGCGGCCGTCAGCGCGGCGATCGCCGTTTTCATCTTCCTCAACAAAGACCTCGGCAAGGCGATGGACCGCTTCACGCAGCTGCTCGGCTTCCTGATGATCGCGCTGATGCTCTACGTGGCGTTCAAGGCGGCGCCGCCGGTGGCGCTGGCGGCGAAAGAGACCGTGATGCCGAGCACGGTCAACTGGATGATCATCCTGACGCTGATCGGCGGCACGGTGGGCGGCTACATCTCCTTCTCCGGCGCGCATCGCCTCATCGACGCGGGCGTGCACGACGTGCGCGACGCGACGAAGAGCGCCGTGAACGGCATCGTCGTCACGTCGATCATGCGCATTCTGCTGTTCCTTGCCGTGCTGGGTGTGGTTTACGTGGCGGCCGGCCAGCCGGCGGTCGTGCTCGACGCGGCCAATCCCGCCGCCGACGCCTTCCGCAAGGGAGCCGGCGAGGTCGGCTACCGCATGTTCGGCGTGGTGCTGTGGGCCGCGGGCGTGACCTCGGTGATCGGCGCTTCCTACACCTCCGTGTCGTTCCTGCGCTCACTGTTCGCCGCGGTGGACCACAACTACCGCTGGTGGATGATCGGCTTCATCTGCACCTCGACGGCGATCAACATTTTCATCGCCCGACCGGTGGCGCTGCTGATCGTGGCCGGTTCGATCAACGGCCTGATCCTGCCGCTGGCGCTGGCCTCGATCCTGCTCGGCGCGTACAAGAAAGACGTGGTCGGCGCGGAGTACCGCCACCCCGCGTGGCTGACGGCGACGGGATGGGTGGTGGTGGTCTTCACGCTGTGGATGGGCGTGAAGGCGCTGCCCAACATCATGAAGATCTTCTCGTAG